A single window of Deltaproteobacteria bacterium DNA harbors:
- a CDS encoding UbiA family prenyltransferase yields MADKSVITCDLEGRIETFNRGAAALFGWTPEEVVGKKRVSLFSPGLVVLEHVPRWLKGAVAAGSFETDTVFVRKDGAEFPAHIRVSPTRKRGQHVGYCGVTHALPPDRIEGARPRISLGTHVFAALVVTRAPFLTATLVPALLGGALAAASGRWSVTSFLLALTGALALHVAANTWNDLFDWRSGTDQGNNDYFLPFSGGSRAIELGLVGERGLARIAWSATAVAGGCGVALVARGATLWLLLLGGLGALLAYVYTAPPLRLAARRGLGELSVGLAFGPLLVGGVFVASSAAQLSDLRSFFDAVWAPALSGVPLGLLTANILLVNEIPDAPSDARAGKNTLVVTHGARAARALYGLSLVGALAAHGLLVLGGWLPRGSLVALLALPFAARAWRTLSRHLGERALVGANRDTIYLHLVYGALLVGGTALGR; encoded by the coding sequence GTGGCCGACAAGAGTGTCATTACCTGCGACCTGGAGGGTCGCATCGAAACCTTCAATCGGGGGGCGGCCGCGCTCTTCGGCTGGACTCCCGAGGAGGTGGTGGGCAAGAAACGGGTGTCGCTCTTCTCTCCCGGGCTCGTGGTCCTCGAGCACGTGCCTCGGTGGTTGAAGGGCGCCGTGGCGGCGGGGAGCTTCGAGACCGACACGGTCTTCGTGCGCAAGGATGGCGCCGAGTTTCCGGCGCACATTCGGGTCTCGCCGACGAGGAAGAGGGGCCAACACGTCGGATACTGCGGCGTGACGCACGCGCTGCCACCCGATCGGATCGAGGGCGCGCGTCCGCGCATCTCGCTCGGAACCCACGTCTTCGCCGCCCTCGTCGTGACCCGCGCGCCGTTTCTCACGGCGACGCTCGTACCAGCGCTCCTCGGAGGGGCCCTCGCGGCTGCGAGCGGCCGATGGTCCGTGACGTCGTTTCTGCTCGCGTTGACCGGGGCGCTCGCGCTCCACGTCGCTGCGAATACCTGGAACGACCTCTTCGACTGGCGGAGCGGCACCGATCAAGGGAACAATGACTACTTCTTGCCTTTCTCGGGCGGAAGTCGGGCCATCGAGCTGGGCCTCGTGGGCGAGCGCGGGCTCGCACGGATCGCCTGGAGCGCCACGGCGGTCGCCGGCGGCTGTGGGGTGGCTCTCGTGGCACGGGGGGCGACTCTCTGGCTGCTCCTGCTCGGCGGCCTCGGTGCGCTTCTGGCTTACGTCTACACGGCGCCACCGCTGCGGCTCGCCGCCCGGAGAGGGCTCGGAGAGCTCTCCGTCGGATTGGCGTTCGGCCCGTTGCTGGTGGGCGGGGTGTTCGTCGCCTCTTCGGCGGCGCAGCTATCCGACCTGCGGAGTTTCTTCGACGCCGTATGGGCCCCGGCGCTGAGCGGCGTGCCGCTTGGCCTGCTCACCGCCAACATCCTCCTGGTCAACGAGATCCCCGACGCGCCAAGCGACGCGCGGGCGGGGAAAAACACCCTGGTGGTGACCCACGGGGCACGGGCGGCACGCGCGCTGTACGGCCTCTCCCTCGTTGGCGCGCTCGCCGCTCATGGGTTGCTCGTCCTCGGCGGATGGCTGCCGCGAGGCTCGCTCGTGGCGCTCCTCGCGCTGCCCTTCGCCGCGCGGGCGTGGCGCACCCTCTCTCGCCACCTCGGCGAGCGAGCGCTCGTCGGCGCGAACCGGGACACGATCTACCTCCATCTCGTCTACGGCGCCTTGCTCGTGGGTGGGACGGCGCTCGGCCGGTGA
- a CDS encoding polyprenyl synthetase family protein — MIESVEALLVKVLFDVEAPVSAIALAPAKRARARLCRTVASALELDPESDNVVRAAVSLELIHLASLLHDDVIDGARVRRGQASANACVGNTAAVLIGDELLCRALALVDRSLLPSIVDAIRRMTRGALAEEKARGDVALDLPRWRRVAQDKTGALFSLACGIPAALARAPAEVAARLSLAGEHLGIAFQALDDLEDLRSGQDLADKTPNAALAAAFSATSSLPPRVAGAWARAHRNDAELGDLAREACAVGERAVLGLVRNELAQAQEAFGRWVDVQALGRGVGVPWPAEGGGEATRVGGTLSATQEGP; from the coding sequence ATGATCGAGTCCGTCGAGGCCCTGCTCGTGAAGGTCCTCTTCGACGTCGAGGCCCCGGTTTCCGCGATTGCCCTTGCGCCGGCCAAACGGGCTCGCGCGCGTCTTTGCCGCACCGTCGCGTCCGCGCTGGAACTCGATCCGGAGAGCGACAACGTCGTGCGGGCCGCGGTCTCCCTCGAGCTGATCCACCTGGCGAGCCTGCTGCACGACGACGTCATCGACGGGGCGAGGGTTCGCCGCGGCCAGGCCTCGGCCAACGCCTGCGTCGGCAACACGGCCGCGGTGCTCATCGGGGACGAGCTGCTCTGCCGCGCGCTCGCGCTGGTGGACCGCTCGCTTCTCCCGTCCATCGTCGACGCCATCCGCCGCATGACGCGCGGGGCGCTCGCAGAGGAGAAGGCCCGCGGCGACGTGGCCCTCGATCTGCCGAGGTGGCGACGTGTGGCCCAGGACAAGACCGGGGCACTGTTCTCTCTGGCTTGCGGCATCCCCGCGGCCCTCGCGCGCGCCCCCGCCGAGGTGGCGGCACGGCTCAGCCTCGCGGGCGAGCACCTCGGCATCGCGTTCCAGGCGCTCGACGACCTCGAGGATCTGCGAAGCGGACAGGATCTCGCGGACAAGACGCCGAACGCCGCGCTGGCGGCGGCGTTTTCGGCCACCTCGTCCCTACCGCCACGCGTGGCCGGGGCCTGGGCGCGCGCTCACCGCAACGACGCGGAGCTCGGGGACCTGGCGCGGGAGGCGTGTGCGGTGGGCGAGAGGGCGGTGCTGGGCCTGGTGCGCAACGAGCTGGCGCAGGCCCAGGAAGCCTTCGGCAGGTGGGTCGACGTGCAGGCGCTCGGTCGGGGCGTCGGCGTGCCCTGGCCTGCCGAGGGAGGTGGCGAGGCGACGCGAGTCGGCGGCACGCTCTCGGCGACGCAGGAGGGACCATGA
- a CDS encoding DUF1565 domain-containing protein, whose amino-acid sequence MRARVLQVALAVLGCQAAGCVRASFVSGPEADGGLRPSDGGPRPSDGARTERGTTPTDGSSRPTDGGTLFDDGGGSPDLRRDQGAPPAGTYYVSLSGSDAWPGTKAQPWRTVGHALAAVPNGGGYLVLVGAGTYEEQLQARRSFGQQVTFRSELPYRAKLTARANPVLDVQGARVTFEGFEITGQAAAGTTGLIYFWQADGCTLRDNVIHDSYLNDLVRVLRSQAVTLEGNLLYNPGDGSQWVDVSGASQDVVLQDNVFLGDYAGSGRAVPTNVKSMLAVRTSSTTTAATQRTSVRRNIFVHFDSGATAEPVISLGGADQPYLEVDDATVENNFVALNGTSVSGAIAIRAARKVTVRANTVLGDAASAPFAGFVGRASASNPKSEAILIANNLYARPDGRMDHLLRSPAAQITSASLRRNLYWNRGKPVPTDPTDLLNYTADPSAVLGDPVSTSLVGAPLPRFEGPGFRGGYATIRDAFVALAGFAALGTGSAAQDAADRTQMPATDLLGRARGTAPDIGAFER is encoded by the coding sequence GTGCGGGCCCGCGTCCTCCAGGTCGCCCTCGCGGTCCTTGGCTGTCAGGCCGCGGGGTGCGTGCGCGCGAGCTTCGTCTCCGGCCCGGAAGCGGACGGCGGCCTGCGCCCCTCGGACGGCGGCCCGCGCCCCTCGGACGGGGCTCGCACCGAACGGGGAACCACGCCCACCGACGGGAGCTCGAGGCCCACGGATGGCGGAACGCTCTTCGACGACGGCGGCGGCAGTCCCGATCTCCGCCGCGATCAAGGAGCCCCGCCTGCCGGCACCTACTACGTCTCCCTTTCGGGCTCGGATGCGTGGCCCGGCACCAAGGCCCAGCCCTGGCGCACGGTGGGGCACGCGCTCGCCGCCGTTCCGAACGGCGGGGGTTACCTCGTGCTCGTCGGCGCGGGCACCTACGAGGAGCAGCTCCAGGCGCGTCGCTCCTTCGGCCAGCAGGTAACCTTTCGCTCCGAGCTTCCGTACCGGGCGAAGCTGACCGCCCGTGCGAACCCGGTGCTGGACGTGCAGGGCGCGCGCGTCACCTTCGAGGGCTTCGAGATCACCGGACAGGCGGCCGCTGGCACGACGGGGCTCATCTACTTCTGGCAGGCCGACGGCTGCACGCTGCGCGACAACGTGATCCACGACAGCTACCTGAACGACCTGGTGCGCGTGCTCAGGTCGCAGGCCGTCACGCTCGAAGGGAACTTGCTCTACAACCCGGGCGACGGCAGCCAGTGGGTGGATGTCTCGGGGGCCTCCCAGGACGTCGTGCTGCAGGACAACGTCTTTCTGGGGGACTACGCGGGCAGCGGGCGGGCCGTGCCGACGAACGTGAAGTCCATGCTGGCGGTTCGCACCTCGTCGACCACGACGGCAGCCACGCAGCGCACCTCGGTGCGGCGCAACATCTTCGTGCACTTCGACAGCGGCGCGACGGCAGAGCCGGTGATCTCCCTTGGCGGAGCCGACCAGCCCTACCTCGAGGTGGACGACGCGACGGTCGAGAACAACTTCGTGGCGCTCAACGGCACGTCGGTGAGCGGCGCGATCGCGATTCGCGCGGCGCGGAAGGTCACCGTGCGCGCGAACACGGTCCTGGGCGACGCGGCCTCGGCCCCCTTCGCAGGCTTCGTGGGCCGGGCAAGCGCGAGCAACCCGAAGAGCGAGGCGATCCTGATCGCGAACAACCTCTACGCGCGCCCCGACGGGCGGATGGACCATCTGCTGCGCAGTCCTGCGGCGCAGATCACCTCGGCGAGCCTGCGTCGCAACCTCTACTGGAACCGCGGCAAGCCCGTCCCGACGGACCCGACCGACCTGCTGAACTACACGGCCGACCCGTCTGCCGTGCTCGGGGATCCGGTGTCCACGAGCCTCGTGGGCGCACCCTTGCCTCGCTTCGAGGGCCCAGGCTTTCGCGGCGGCTACGCGACGATTCGCGACGCCTTTGTCGCTCTCGCAGGGTTTGCCGCGCTCGGCACGGGCTCGGCGGCCCAGGACGCCGCGGATAGGACGCAGATGCCAGCCACGGACCTGCTCGGTCGCGCGCGCGGGACCGCTCCCGACATCGGCGCCTTCGAGCGCTGA
- a CDS encoding RHS repeat protein, which translates to MRDRRKGKGLFGTRTGLLLALCSAAALTGCGAPDGAGNSTFETASADGAESAAELEAAAAFEDGTPEAAGILRTANSASLRELLVDARLEGLGVRGSYAAQGIVSARRVRPFRTLGELKRVRWVDRRVLSRLYKYAKAKGWVVAPVPAVACTLPFIKVKEQDGVYQVVRLGKRELDASGRLTRYEHYTFEPGAEPSFAKDPAFREKLEAWARDFQNAPTDTQLFALDAAGRPTKVTERMVFDEGPETWVTNLTYDGQGRLTEERFEGELSYRFAYDARGRRVGEAMIAGEREVRAELEHDLQGQLVRKRYYTRVGATSRAAADFRIERSYGPRGELARVTWTEQTHGRIGATIDYVYDGRLWKVREVRKVRLELDQASGTIFNLWEEEGVTIASMRQSVTSTHHFLYDASGAFRERAIVREEEGSLKGTTPVGPYEQSGKTTYFAGYDARGLPTAQLEVPRTPPTPMDGPELNVPFTFIHPSPVGSCAAAPQVSAWPNPLRGHGTETVDEWGKADPGFQAFAMQPVASF; encoded by the coding sequence ATGCGAGACAGACGCAAGGGGAAGGGTCTATTCGGCACGCGCACAGGTCTTCTGCTGGCCCTCTGCAGTGCCGCGGCGCTCACGGGATGCGGCGCGCCCGACGGTGCGGGCAATTCGACCTTCGAAACCGCCTCCGCCGACGGCGCGGAGAGCGCGGCAGAGCTCGAGGCCGCCGCGGCCTTCGAAGACGGCACGCCCGAGGCCGCGGGGATCCTGCGTACGGCGAACAGCGCGAGCCTCCGCGAGCTCCTGGTCGACGCGCGTCTCGAGGGGCTCGGGGTGCGCGGCTCCTACGCCGCGCAGGGGATCGTGAGCGCGCGCCGCGTACGCCCCTTCCGCACGCTCGGCGAGCTCAAGCGCGTACGCTGGGTCGACCGCCGGGTCCTCTCGCGCCTCTACAAGTACGCCAAGGCGAAGGGCTGGGTCGTCGCGCCGGTACCGGCGGTCGCCTGCACGCTGCCCTTCATCAAGGTCAAGGAGCAGGACGGGGTCTACCAGGTCGTGCGCCTCGGCAAGCGCGAGCTCGACGCGAGCGGGCGCCTGACCCGCTACGAGCACTACACCTTCGAGCCGGGCGCGGAACCGAGCTTCGCCAAGGATCCGGCGTTCCGCGAGAAGCTCGAGGCCTGGGCGCGCGACTTCCAGAACGCTCCGACCGACACGCAGCTCTTCGCGCTCGACGCCGCTGGCCGCCCCACCAAGGTCACGGAGCGCATGGTCTTCGACGAGGGTCCGGAGACCTGGGTCACGAACCTGACCTACGACGGGCAGGGCCGGCTCACCGAAGAGCGGTTCGAAGGAGAGCTCTCCTACCGCTTCGCCTACGACGCGCGGGGCCGACGGGTCGGCGAGGCGATGATCGCCGGCGAGCGAGAGGTGCGCGCGGAGCTCGAGCACGACCTGCAAGGCCAGCTCGTGCGGAAGCGCTACTACACCCGCGTCGGCGCCACCTCGCGGGCCGCGGCCGACTTCCGCATCGAGCGCAGCTACGGTCCGCGCGGCGAGCTCGCGCGGGTCACCTGGACCGAGCAAACGCACGGACGGATCGGCGCCACGATCGACTACGTCTACGACGGTCGCCTCTGGAAGGTGCGCGAGGTGCGCAAGGTGCGGCTCGAGCTCGACCAGGCCTCGGGCACGATCTTCAACCTCTGGGAAGAAGAGGGCGTCACCATCGCGTCGATGCGCCAGAGCGTGACCTCCACGCACCACTTCCTCTACGACGCGAGCGGAGCCTTCCGCGAGCGGGCCATTGTCCGGGAGGAAGAGGGGAGCCTGAAGGGCACGACGCCCGTGGGCCCCTACGAGCAGAGCGGCAAGACGACCTACTTCGCGGGCTACGATGCGCGCGGCCTGCCGACCGCCCAGCTCGAGGTGCCCCGGACGCCGCCCACGCCGATGGATGGCCCCGAGCTGAACGTCCCCTTCACCTTCATCCACCCGAGCCCCGTGGGGAGCTGCGCGGCCGCGCCGCAGGTCTCGGCCTGGCCCAACCCGCTCCGCGGCCACGGCACCGAGACCGTGGACGAGTGGGGGAAGGCGGACCCCGGCTTTCAGGCCTTCGCGATGCAGCCGGTGGCCAGCTTCTGA
- a CDS encoding CBS domain-containing protein: protein MKVRDVMTVKVQTCGADATLQTAARIMWSHDCGAVPVVDEENRVVGMLTDRDVAMTACVQGHALSELHVRAAMSRQIFTCGPDASLEEAERTMREHGVRRLAVVGEDYRLVGILSLDDIAREAVEEENLKFPAVGFRDVGRTLAATVRARPS from the coding sequence ATGAAGGTACGCGACGTGATGACCGTGAAGGTCCAGACCTGCGGCGCGGACGCCACGCTCCAGACCGCCGCGCGCATCATGTGGTCGCACGACTGCGGAGCCGTTCCGGTCGTGGACGAGGAGAATCGGGTGGTGGGCATGCTCACCGACCGGGACGTGGCCATGACCGCCTGCGTGCAGGGACACGCCCTCTCGGAGCTGCACGTCCGGGCGGCCATGTCGCGGCAGATCTTCACCTGCGGCCCCGACGCCTCGCTGGAGGAGGCCGAGCGGACGATGCGCGAGCACGGGGTCCGCCGGCTGGCCGTGGTGGGCGAGGACTACCGCCTGGTGGGGATCCTCTCGCTCGACGACATCGCGCGCGAAGCGGTCGAGGAGGAGAACCTCAAGTTCCCCGCCGTGGGCTTCCGGGACGTGGGGCGGACGCTGGCGGCCACGGTGCGCGCGAGACCGTCGTAG
- a CDS encoding MarR family transcriptional regulator: protein MKYAREQSEAEQEGPGTLVPWEALVVDAVGNVIDFWKFKRNQGRIWALLYLRGHTMTAAQIQAALGLSKGAVSMLVRELEQRGVVLRVRSPREDVWRYAAETELMRMIGRVVSERERALVQSVRRDLERAERRAKEEAGVSRDVLDRLRRMRMLAVFIDKALKVFVDTARLDVVQVLDVLRDRTRRTGDDD from the coding sequence ATGAAGTACGCGCGTGAACAGAGCGAGGCGGAACAGGAGGGCCCAGGCACGCTGGTCCCCTGGGAGGCCCTCGTCGTCGATGCGGTGGGTAACGTCATCGACTTCTGGAAGTTCAAGCGCAATCAGGGGCGCATCTGGGCGCTGCTCTACCTGCGGGGGCACACGATGACGGCCGCGCAGATCCAGGCGGCGCTCGGCTTGTCAAAGGGGGCGGTCTCGATGCTCGTGCGCGAGCTGGAGCAACGAGGCGTCGTCTTGCGAGTCCGGTCTCCGCGCGAGGACGTCTGGCGCTATGCGGCCGAGACTGAGCTCATGAGAATGATCGGCCGCGTGGTCTCCGAACGCGAACGGGCGCTGGTTCAGAGCGTACGGCGCGACCTGGAGCGCGCCGAGCGGCGAGCGAAGGAGGAGGCCGGCGTATCGCGCGACGTGCTCGATCGCCTGCGGCGCATGCGCATGCTCGCCGTCTTCATCGACAAGGCCCTCAAGGTCTTCGTCGACACGGCGCGCCTCGACGTGGTCCAGGTGCTCGACGTGCTGCGGGACCGAACCCGCCGCACCGGCGACGACGATTGA
- a CDS encoding cation-transporting P-type ATPase, with protein MRIQALSVEAALASLRSGPKGLTAEEARRRLREFGPNRVERLARPHLALRLLKEFTHFFALILWVAAALAFFAHYQAPGEGMGTLGWAILAVILINGTFSFWQEYRAERAISSLEQLLPHQVSVRRDGRVWSIPAAELVPGDVIFLEDGDSVPADCRLLEGFGVRVNNATLTGESVPLSREARPDDRAELTAAVNVLLAGTAVVAGQAQALVFTTGAHTELGKIAHLTQTADPGFSPLQREIRRVSRIVALLAASLGVLFYFIGQSLGLSFWQSLLFGIGIIVANVPEGLLPTVTLALAMASQRMARRGALIRHLPAVEALGAATVICTDKTGTLTQNKMTVVRLFLGERTFDVADAASWLPLARSHRRFFEAAARCHNLKELPSPERPAVGGDPMEVALVELAQRVDGTLAHGARVDEIPFDSDRRRLSTLHETEEGVLLYTKGALEPLLALATHAQLGEAVEPLSEAHRTRLLEAQDALARQGLRVLALACRQVQPGTPHEALERELTLLGLVGLEDPPRPEVPDAIARCRSAGIRIFMVTGDHPLTAQAIARQIGLATSDEAHVITGDALRRLSDSQLQLALDTPELIFARVDADQKTRVVNVLKRKGEIVAVTGDGVNDAPALKSAHIGVAMGRGGTDVAREAADMVLTDDNFATIVNAVEEGRAVYANIRRFLTYILTSNVPEIVHYLCFVLLRIPLPLTIIQILAVDLGTDMLPALALGAEKPHPTVMQVPPRRRGERLLSPGLLLRAYGFLGLLEAATAMGAYALVLWGGGWVYGQTLTAQDPLYLRATTACLAAIVLSQVVNVYLCRGDHASLFSYGLKGNRLILWGVASELALILLIVYTGPGQRVFGTAPLPLAAWLRMVPFVVAMLLLEELRKSIARAWARRRGRGAAATTVSRAPWPPASAPRPGSPRRGT; from the coding sequence ATGCGCATCCAGGCGCTCTCCGTCGAGGCGGCGCTGGCCAGCCTCCGCAGCGGGCCGAAAGGACTCACCGCCGAGGAGGCCCGGCGCCGCCTGCGCGAGTTCGGTCCCAACCGAGTGGAGCGGCTGGCCCGGCCGCACCTCGCGCTGCGCCTGCTGAAGGAGTTCACGCACTTCTTTGCGCTGATCCTGTGGGTCGCGGCGGCCCTGGCCTTCTTTGCGCACTACCAGGCGCCGGGGGAGGGGATGGGGACCCTGGGGTGGGCCATTCTGGCGGTGATCCTCATCAACGGCACCTTCTCCTTCTGGCAGGAGTACCGGGCAGAGCGGGCCATTTCGAGCCTGGAGCAGCTGCTTCCACATCAGGTCAGCGTGCGACGCGACGGCCGGGTCTGGTCCATCCCGGCTGCCGAGCTCGTGCCCGGGGACGTGATCTTCCTCGAGGATGGGGACAGCGTGCCGGCCGACTGTCGGCTGCTCGAGGGCTTCGGGGTGCGGGTGAACAACGCCACCCTCACGGGCGAGTCCGTGCCGCTCAGCCGCGAGGCGCGTCCCGACGATCGCGCCGAGCTCACGGCCGCCGTCAACGTGCTCCTGGCGGGAACCGCGGTCGTCGCGGGGCAAGCCCAGGCGCTGGTCTTCACCACCGGGGCGCACACCGAGCTCGGCAAGATCGCGCACCTGACGCAGACTGCCGACCCGGGGTTCTCGCCCCTCCAGCGCGAGATCCGGCGCGTGAGCCGCATCGTGGCGCTCCTCGCGGCCTCGCTCGGCGTGCTCTTCTACTTCATCGGTCAGAGCCTCGGCCTCTCGTTCTGGCAGAGCCTGCTCTTCGGCATCGGCATCATCGTGGCCAACGTCCCCGAGGGGCTCCTGCCGACGGTGACGCTGGCCCTCGCCATGGCCTCGCAGCGCATGGCCCGGCGCGGGGCGCTCATCCGGCACCTCCCCGCCGTCGAGGCCCTCGGCGCAGCCACGGTGATCTGCACCGACAAGACCGGCACGCTCACCCAGAACAAGATGACCGTCGTGCGCCTCTTTCTGGGCGAGCGGACCTTCGACGTGGCGGACGCCGCGAGCTGGCTTCCGCTGGCGCGCTCGCATCGGCGTTTCTTCGAGGCCGCCGCGCGCTGCCACAACCTGAAGGAGCTCCCCTCTCCCGAGCGGCCCGCCGTCGGTGGCGACCCGATGGAGGTCGCGCTGGTCGAGCTGGCGCAGCGCGTGGACGGCACGCTCGCCCACGGCGCGCGCGTGGACGAGATCCCCTTCGATTCGGATCGCCGCCGCCTCTCCACGCTCCACGAGACCGAGGAGGGCGTGCTGCTCTACACCAAGGGCGCCCTCGAGCCGCTCCTCGCGCTGGCCACCCACGCGCAGCTCGGCGAGGCGGTCGAGCCGCTCTCGGAGGCGCACCGCACGCGACTCCTCGAGGCGCAGGACGCGCTCGCGCGCCAGGGGCTCCGCGTGCTGGCCCTCGCCTGTCGCCAGGTTCAGCCCGGCACCCCGCACGAGGCGCTCGAGAGGGAGCTCACCCTGCTCGGCCTCGTGGGCCTCGAGGACCCGCCGCGCCCCGAGGTCCCCGACGCGATCGCTCGCTGCCGCTCCGCCGGGATCCGCATCTTCATGGTCACGGGCGACCATCCGCTGACCGCGCAGGCCATCGCGCGCCAGATCGGGCTCGCGACCTCGGACGAGGCGCACGTGATCACCGGCGACGCGCTCCGCCGCCTTTCGGACTCGCAGCTCCAGCTCGCCCTCGACACGCCGGAGCTCATCTTCGCCCGGGTGGACGCCGACCAGAAGACGCGCGTGGTCAACGTCCTCAAGCGCAAGGGCGAGATCGTGGCCGTGACGGGAGACGGCGTGAACGACGCGCCGGCGCTGAAGAGCGCGCACATCGGCGTGGCCATGGGGCGCGGCGGCACCGACGTGGCCCGCGAGGCCGCCGACATGGTGCTCACCGACGACAACTTCGCCACGATCGTGAACGCCGTCGAGGAGGGGCGGGCCGTCTACGCCAACATCCGCCGCTTTCTGACCTACATCCTGACCTCCAACGTGCCCGAGATCGTGCACTACCTCTGCTTCGTGCTGCTGCGTATCCCGCTGCCGCTCACGATCATCCAGATCCTGGCCGTGGACCTCGGCACCGACATGCTGCCGGCGCTCGCCCTCGGGGCGGAGAAGCCCCATCCGACGGTGATGCAGGTGCCGCCACGTCGGCGCGGCGAGCGGCTGCTCTCGCCCGGGCTCCTTCTTCGCGCGTACGGCTTCCTCGGGCTGCTGGAGGCCGCCACTGCCATGGGGGCCTACGCGCTGGTGCTCTGGGGGGGCGGCTGGGTCTACGGGCAGACCCTGACCGCGCAGGACCCGCTCTACCTGCGCGCCACGACGGCGTGCCTGGCGGCGATCGTCCTCTCGCAGGTGGTGAACGTGTACCTCTGTCGCGGCGACCACGCCTCGCTCTTCAGCTACGGACTGAAGGGGAACCGCCTCATCCTCTGGGGGGTGGCGAGCGAGCTCGCGCTCATCCTGCTCATCGTCTACACGGGCCCCGGCCAGCGCGTCTTCGGCACCGCGCCGCTGCCGCTCGCTGCCTGGCTACGCATGGTCCCCTTCGTGGTGGCCATGCTGCTCCTCGAGGAGCTGCGCAAGAGCATCGCGCGCGCCTGGGCTCGACGTCGCGGGCGCGGTGCAGCGGCTACGACGGTCTCGCGCGCACCGTGGCCGCCAGCGTCCGCCCCACGTCCCGGAAGCCCACGGCGGGGAACTTGA
- a CDS encoding aminoglycoside phosphotransferase family protein, which produces MGREASTAVTISRQRLLEYLQARFGPVELLELRELGEGSDAGLKEYGYGRPLLVRYRAGTEERQLVLRTMAADPFGHDRRADRVGTLVLAFDSFGGVPGHIRPLDVGLFDRDGRLHSFPEGEPYLVTEYVPGRLYAGTLRAAVEQGEASALEKDRAVALARYLASLHAQDAPRGTYGRALRDLVGSGEGIFGLCDAYAAEDPVATPARLEALEEAAVRWRWRLKSLRRPSRRTHGDFHPFNILFREGTDFSVLDASRGVAGEPADDLTCLSINYLFFALLARGEVSGAGVELFRLFWSSYLELAQDREVLAVVAPYFAWRALVLACPLWYPEVSPASRQRVLRFAERLLAGEPFDPACPEALFR; this is translated from the coding sequence ATGGGTCGCGAGGCCAGCACCGCGGTCACGATTTCCCGCCAGCGCCTCCTCGAGTACCTGCAGGCCCGCTTCGGGCCCGTCGAGCTCCTCGAGCTGCGCGAGCTCGGGGAGGGGAGCGACGCGGGCCTCAAGGAGTACGGCTACGGCCGACCCCTCCTCGTGCGCTACCGGGCCGGCACCGAGGAGCGGCAGCTCGTCCTGCGCACCATGGCCGCCGACCCCTTCGGCCACGACCGCCGCGCGGACCGGGTGGGCACCCTCGTGCTGGCCTTCGACAGCTTCGGGGGCGTGCCCGGGCACATTCGGCCGCTGGACGTGGGGCTCTTTGATCGCGACGGGCGCCTCCACTCCTTCCCTGAGGGGGAGCCGTACCTGGTCACCGAGTACGTGCCGGGGCGCCTCTACGCCGGCACGCTGCGGGCCGCAGTGGAGCAGGGCGAGGCCTCCGCGCTCGAGAAGGACCGAGCGGTGGCCCTCGCCCGCTATCTCGCCTCCCTGCACGCGCAAGACGCCCCGCGTGGCACCTACGGGCGAGCCCTCCGCGACCTCGTGGGGAGCGGCGAGGGGATCTTTGGGCTCTGCGACGCCTACGCCGCGGAGGACCCCGTGGCCACGCCGGCCCGCCTCGAGGCGCTCGAAGAGGCGGCGGTGCGCTGGCGCTGGAGGCTCAAGAGTCTGCGCCGTCCGTCGCGCCGGACGCACGGGGACTTTCACCCCTTCAACATTCTCTTTCGCGAGGGCACGGACTTCTCCGTGCTGGATGCGAGCCGCGGCGTGGCGGGCGAGCCGGCGGACGACCTGACCTGCCTGTCGATCAACTACCTGTTCTTCGCGCTCCTCGCCCGGGGAGAGGTGAGCGGGGCCGGCGTGGAGCTCTTTCGCCTCTTCTGGTCGAGCTACCTCGAGCTGGCCCAGGACCGCGAGGTGCTCGCGGTCGTGGCCCCCTACTTCGCCTGGCGCGCGCTCGTGCTGGCCTGCCCCCTCTGGTATCCGGAGGTGAGCCCGGCCTCGCGCCAGCGCGTGCTGCGCTTCGCCGAGCGGCTCCTCGCCGGCGAGCCCTTCGACCCCGCGTGCCCCGAGGCGCTCTTCCGGTAG